TGACTCATTCTCGCAAGATTGCCATGTAAAATTCTAAATACTAAATATACATTTTACGCATCCAACAAGGAAGCAAGTAAATGCCATTAATACTCCTGCAAAAGATTTGAACTCCAACATGATCCAGCAGCTCATGATGTACTAACTACATATCCTATAATCACCACTCTTATATTGCATGAATGGGGAAATTATTAGCTTACAGATTTTGATATAATACAATCAAGCAGGTCGTCTCCTTCTTAGAAGGTAAAGGTGGTTGAAGGAATGAACGATACTCGGCTGCTGGAAAGAAAGACATGTCGTTCCTTCTAAACTGGCAAGTGCCCAAATTTACAAATCATCCCATTCCAAGCCCACATGCATAGTAGtacttgtttttctctttaactAGGAAgctaataaactaattaaaccaCATCATCAAGAAGCAcgaattaattaacaattaaatacCATATCAGAGGTtagattaacaaaataattaagaggAATTTACCTGAGCAATGCAGCCGCCAAGACCCATCCCTTCAAAAATCTGATGAAAAGCAAGGGCAGCAACAAGAGGTCTAATAGTACACTTATTTTGTGACATACCCATAGTAACCCCAATTATCACCGAGTGAAAAATAATCCCAATTTCCAAAACCTGCGACACCAACCTCTGCTTTACCTTAACCAAATCCACCTCTCCCATGATCTCCACCCTAACCGACATGTCACTCACTTTCTTTCCCACCATTTCCTCCTGTGTCCCAACAACCGTGTACTCCCCGTCACCGTCACCGTCACCATGCCCTTGCCCGTGTTGCTCCACGTGTGCACTTGCTGTTAAATCAACTAATAGGGCTAGTAAAACCCCAATTAAAGTAATTAAACCTGCAAAAGGAAAATCTTTCCAGGGATGTTTTGATGCTACGTGGCAATCAGAGAGTGCACCGAAAGCGTCGGGGAGTACGTGGACTAGTGAAGTGGAGAGGATTACTCCTGCCGCGAAACACTTGATGATTAGAGTTGCCTTGTCGTAGACGGGTTTGCCTTGGAAATAGCGAGCTAAGAGAACTGGAAAAGAGATGCCAATTATGCTTGTAAAGAAGATTATTAAGATGGAGATTAGTTTTAGGTGGGTTGCTGCTTGTGTGTCTCTGCAGGTTGTGGAGCGGGTTGCGTCGATCAAACAAGCAGCTGCCATGGGAAATGAAGGGGTTTTGAATGACTGATCTCAAGTTTGATAGGGAGGGAGAGGAAGTTTACAAGGCTATGGCGCGTGGACTGGAGTGTCAcgcgagagagagagactatCAAGGAGCCATAGTTGCCTCCGGGACTGGTTCATTAAAGAGAGTAGGGTTTGAGGGGTCCGCTATTGAATAAATGGTGAATGCTACTACTATAGTAGTGATACAGTAGTGGTTTTGAGCCTTTTTCTGTTAGTGCTATTTGTGTGATTTCcaatctttgattttctttttctttttttttaggggaGGAAAGATTATCAAGGAACttaaaatatgaattattgGTGGATACATCTAAAACTAACAAGACTGAGACGTATGGTTTTTCACCCTTTATGCTGTGAGAAAACAGAAATGCGAGAAAAAATGTCTAACTTGCTTGGATAACTGAGTCGAACATATGGACGGGTTCAGGGGGGAACAAATGAACAAATGTATTCGCGTATAGTATAAtgtcaaggaaaaaacaaaaaagaaaaggttggtAGTCGTGACTCGTGCCATAAATATGTAACGACCCACCGACGTGACAAAGTAAGGTTAAATTATTAGTATTTAATTTGGTTGCGTATTGTAAAAAACTCTAAAACTGATGGTTTTTTACGGTAGAATACGAGGTAATTTACTGTGGAATTGCAGAGTATAATTATTGTTTTGCCTTTATCTGCAcacagtttttattttgtttataggGCTATAACAGTATTTTCAATGGGATATAAAGATTGTTTGTAAATTGACTgggaataatttaaaatcaataaaattaaaggatgggTAAAgggttattttaatattttttatgggttatttattttttgttatactcTATTTGGATAGGAAAAAAGtagtattttcataaataaaaataaaaataaaaaattattgacacaTGCGAAGTTATACAGTGACCAAAAATTTTCTATTACCATGTCGTTTAAAGCATTTTATGGAGGTGAAACTTATAAAGCAATGCATATTTCTCAAATCATaaaggttggtttttttttatttcttttttcttttctctccttgaAATTTGTGTTAGGTGAAACAATCAAGGttgttcttccatttattttatcttgcaattataattcctttttttactggttttttttttgttttaaattgttttttttcaattttattcatttgattttgattttgttttatttttatatcaaatatgatactcattctcttaaatttttttttattattattttcttggttttttcttttaattttgtcactcaacattttttttttccagattgagtcgtcattcttttaattgcttttttttaatcattttcttaatttgtttttttttctttcaattagtctctcaatattttatttcatttgttttttttatctagttttggtccttgttcttttaatttgttttttcttttaattttttcttcaacattttattttatctgttttttttatccaattccATTccacattcttttaattgtttttttcttatcttttattttattttatttttggattaagtCCCtcgttattttatttcattagtttttatattatcttattgtttcgattactatttgttttctttttaatt
This region of Populus trichocarpa isolate Nisqually-1 chromosome 9, P.trichocarpa_v4.1, whole genome shotgun sequence genomic DNA includes:
- the LOC7475007 gene encoding zinc transporter 6, chloroplastic, translated to MAAACLIDATRSTTCRDTQAATHLKLISILIIFFTSIIGISFPVLLARYFQGKPVYDKATLIIKCFAAGVILSTSLVHVLPDAFGALSDCHVASKHPWKDFPFAGLITLIGVLLALLVDLTASAHVEQHGQGHGDGDGDGEYTVVGTQEEMVGKKVSDMSVRVEIMGEVDLVKVKQRLVSQVLEIGIIFHSVIIGVTMGMSQNKCTIRPLVAALAFHQIFEGMGLGGCIAQAGFGFGTVAYMCFMFAVTTPMGIVLGMIIFSITGYDDSNPNALIMEGLLGSLSSGVLVYMGLVDLIAVDFFHNKLMSSAPWLKKASFIALALGSTSMSILALWA